The following DNA comes from Priestia koreensis.
AAAGGGTTCACGACCTCTTTGAACTGCACCCTAAAAGTTAGACACGATCTAACTTTTGGAGGTGCAGTTTTTATATGGCTGAATTTACATCACTAGAGAAAATTCAAGCAGTCAAACGTTATGTAGAAGGGATGGAAGGATATAAGAGTATAGCGAAAGAAATGGGCGTATCTACGTCTGTATTTCATACTTGGATTCAACTCTACCGTTATCAAGGAGAATCAGGGTTTAAAAAACGCTATACACCGTATTCAATAGAAGATAAACTAAAGATACTATCTTATATGAACGAATACGGGACATCTATCCAAGAGACAGCTGCGATCTTTAATATTCCCTCTCACGCTACGTTGTTAAAATGGGAAAAACAATTTTAAGAGCGAAGAATAGATGCCCTGAAATCAACGAAAAAGGACGTTAAAAAGAAAGCAGACCAAGAGACTCAAACAGAAGAATCGATGGAATCACTTCAAGAGGAAATCAATCGTTTACGCATGGAGAACGGCTATTTGAAAAAAGTTGAATACCTTAGTTTAAAACAAGGAAAGATTACTAAACAAGACAAAGCGAAAGTAATTCATGAACTAAGGGGAGAGTTTCCAGTGAACGCTCTTTAATAGTGGCAAGATTGCCCAGAAGCACTTATTATTATCGTGTCAAACGATTCAATCGACCAGATAAAGATGCTTCCTTAAAGAAAGTTATTCAAGAGATCTGTGATGAACATCATGGGCGTTATGGGTATCGTCGTGTAAAAGCGGAGTTAACCAATAGAGGCTATCATGTAAATCATAAAAAAATTCAACGAATCATGAAAGAACTAGGTCTAACCTGTTTAGTTCGTATGAAGAAATATCGTTCTTATAAAGGAAAAGTAGGAATAGTGGCGGAAAATTATTTAAACCGTCAATTTGAAGCAAAGAAACCGAATCAAAAATGGGCAACGGATATAACAGAATTTAAGCTATTTGGAGAGAAACTCTATCTATCTCCTATGTTAGATGTGTTTAATGGAGAAATTATTGAATACACCATTGGCTCTAGACCTACCTACTCTTTTGTCTCTGATCTGTTAGAAAAATCGTTGAAGCATCTAACCGGAGAAGACCAGTTATTGATTCATCCCGATCAAGGATGGCATTATCAGATGAAACCATTTCGTCATATCTTCCGCCAACGACATATTACTCAAAGTATGTCTTGCAAAGGAAACTGTTATGACAATGCCGTTATGGAAAACTTCTTTGGTATTCTTAAATCTGAAATTCTTTATTACAATGAATTTACAAGAATCGAACATTTTAAGGAAGAATTAGAAAAATACATACACTACTACAATCATAAACGTATCAAACCAAAATTAAAGGGCATGAGCCCGGTACAGTACCGAATTCATGCCCAACGAGTTGCTAGAAATATTGTCTGTCTAACTTTATGGGGTCACTTCAAAGCGCCAAACGAAAAGGTGGTTTTTCTAGATTAAAAAACTAATTATACAAAAATATAAATACTATTTTCCGTACTTTACTGCATCATTATATCCTAACGTAATTGCATCTTTGTCTTTAGCATCTTCCTTTTGTCCTACACCTTTTCCAATAGCAGCTCCGGCCTTTAATAAAACCGTTTTACTAAATAAAAGCTCGCCTACATAAGAATAATTATAATTTCCGATATATTCACTATTTATAATTTTTGTTCCTGCATATGTAGTAGCCTGCCACTCCTTATACCAATATTTATATCCTGGTTGAATTTTATAGTCCCAAGGGCCCTTTTCCCTTACCTTACCAACAAAATATCCCACCGCTGCAGGATACGCACCTGTTGGACTTGTTCTTAATAAAGATTCATAAAGAGTTTTTAATTCTTTACGATTAGCCACTACTAAACTTGTAAGATTAATTTTAGGTAATCCTGGATCTACAGCATAAGGTGTAATGCTTTTATTTCTATTGTATGTATTGTTTTTATAATTAAATGGAGAAACATTTGAATTATCATTAATATCTACAAGATTTCCGTTTCCTTCACTGTAAGCAATTTCCGTAATTTCTTCTGGCGTAGCTACTTTTACTTCGAAATCATTTTCTACATGAGCAATTCCTTTATCAACAAGAAAGTTAATACTAGAAATCTTGTCTAAAAATTCATTATAAATATTAGGATTTACATTTAAATCTTCTTTGTTTCCTAAAAACTCTAATTCACCATTTTCTTCAATATTGAACAATTTTAAATCTACTACTCTGTCATAAACATCATCTGCATTATTAAGAGTATACGCCTCGTCAGCATAAACGTTTGATGTAACTCCTAATAAAAGAGATGAGACTAAAAAAGAACCTATTAACTTTTTAAACATAAAACAAATCTCCCTTTTGTAATATTTTTGTAACATAAAATACATTATATTACAAAAAAGATACAAAAACTACCTATATATTGAAAATATACTTATATTTTCCTATTATTTGATATGTTTATAGTAATGAATAGGAATATTGGATAGAAAATTAGTTCTGCTATCATAAACAAACCCATGATTGGATTTGGTATGTCACCTCTATTGCTCATAGGAAAGGTGCTGGTAAATGCTTTTAGAAGTATAGAAAAGTATGGAATAAAAAGCAGGATCGACAAATAATTTTTCTTTGTCTGCCCTAGATAAAAAGGAAGAATTTTATATGAAAGGATTGGTATGACAACCAATAAAATTAAATAAATACCCAAAATTATAAGTGTTATTAAATCAAAATTAATATTGGTAATCCTATTTATTCTATAGATATTAAGCATAGACTCTATTACAAACAAAAGTATGACCGCAAGTAATATACTAATAAAATTTAACTTTATAAAGAATTTCATTTGTTAATTACCTCCATAAAATTTAATTCTTTAAACCCATTTATAGTTGAACTATCCGCCACTTCACGACTTTTCGCAAAACGAACAAGACCTATTTTCGGCAATTTTACGTGATTATCCAAAACAGTAATATTACCGTTTGCGCATTTCGTTGTGTACGTTTAAACAGGATTCTTTTTTGACTTAAAACGAGGCTCATTGTTTTGTTTTTTGTAATATCGAGTGTACGAATCATTTACGATCTCAATGGACTTTTGAAGGGAGATACGATCGACTTTTTTTAAGAATGGATCGGGCTTTTTCAGTTCACGAACTGCTTTAATGGATTGGTTCTTGTTAAAAAATCCACCCTTCCAATTGCTTTCTGTAAGTTGACCGTTTTGTACCATTTCGTTGACCATGTACCAATACTCATCTTTCTCTTTTTGCTTGCCGACAAAATAGTTAAAGACAAAGTGAGAACTTCCAATCGTTTTGTTAATCAGTTCAATTTGCTTTTGATTTGGATAAAGTCGAAATTTGAAAGCCTTTTTCACTACCATCGATTTTCACCTCCTTGTAATATATGATATACCATTTTCCAGGAGGAACGAGCAATAAAAATGCAATCAGTTGTGTTACGATTTCCAAAAGTATTCGTAGAGAAAGTGGATGAATACAAAGAGAAAAAAGGGTTCGGCACTCGTACTCAAACAATCTTTCATCTCATTCAAGTAGCACTCGACCAGTCGGACAAGCGATCCCTTGTCCAAAGGCGATTCATTCCCCACTCACTCATGGGGCTTCGCCCTTCACATTCCTTGAAAATGGGGGTTTTCTCCCCTATTTCAGATAAACCTTATGATTAAGAAAGGGTTGTTTATCAATAAGGAAAAGAAAGCTGTTCTCTACTGTACTATTTTTTACACTAATAACTGCACTATTATATATTAGATAGCTTGTGTAGAACACCAAATGCAGGAAATGAATCATTCAGAGAAGAATAGAGAAAGTGTAGAAAACAATGTGCACGAAGGTAAAATAACTAGAAACATCAATGAGATATAAGAAGCAGAATTAGACAAGGATCATTTAATGGCTTTTAAATTTTGATATAATATAAAGGAGACGATTTAATCATGGTATCACTTGAAAGGCCATTTCCTATATTAGTTGCTTGCAAAAAGTGTCAGTCAACGAACATTTATGAATCAGATGGGGAAGTGCGTTGTTACGGATGTAAAACAGCCATTGTGAATGAAGATCAACTGTTTGATGTAGATGTTACTGATCCCGGTTGGGTAAAGACTTTAACTCTTGAAGATAGTCATAATGCCTTACGTTATATGATTAATAATTGCAATAGAATAATAAATAATACAAATGATCCTTATCACAACTTAAAATCTAATGCTGCAATGGCTGTTCTTTATCATAGTAGAACCGATACAGATACTTTCAGACGAATTAAATAATATAAAATACGAGCAAGAATAATTTATACTCTTGCTCGTAAAAAAGACAATACATTAAATATAACTCTATATGGTAATTTGTCTATCACCAGGTACGGCCAAAGAACTCTTGCACCCAGTATTTACGACCATTCCACTCAAACAGACCAATGCCGATATGCGAATAGTCATGATCCATGATGTTGTCGTGGTGACTTGGACTATTCATCCAGCCATCCATCACGCTTTCAGCCGTATGATATCCGAGTGCGATATTTTCCCCATACATTCCTCTACTGAAATAGGGCACGTTCCCCATCTTAATTAATTCATCTTCTTTTCCATACGTGGGTGATAGATGAGCAAAGTAGCCATTGAGCGCCATGTCTTGCGCTTTAATGCGCGCAATCGCACTTAACACTGGATCAATGATTAACGGCTTCTCTCCTACTTTCGACCGTTCGCTGTTGACCATATCCCCTACTTGTTTCTCCTCTTGTTGGAGGGTTAAGTCTAATACAAGCCCAATGGACTTCTCAATCGGTTGCTGATCCAATCGATATAAGAACGTCATAATCTGCCCACGTGAAATCGGCGTATTGGGTTGAAACGAATCATAAGTTGGCTGACTGCCGTATCCCACCGTAATATGCTGATCATACATCCACTGGACAGCTTCTTCCTTGCTAAGTCTCTTTTTCGTCATAGCTTCCGCGAGAATCGTTGCAACCTTCCCACGAGTGATGGACAGAGACTGTGCTTTTTTGTCCAATTGATACGATAGGTTGTATTTTTGAGCTAACTTATAGACGCTGGCACTCCAATTCGAGCTACTAGACGTCGTTTGGGCTAATTCCTCACCATCTACGTAACGAATCAAGAACGCCAAGTATTGCGCTTCTGTGATGCTAAGATCGGGCTTTAGAAGCATTCCTTCATCTGTCTTATATCCTTCTGTAATGCCCTTCTCAATTCCCCACTTCATTGCTTCCGACCAATAGGCATTTGCACGATAATCCTTGTATGTATCCGTTGACGTTTCTGCAGCTGATGAAGGTTGGCCGTTTCCTAGCAGAACACTCACCGTCATAAGCGCTCCTACTCCCCACTTTGTCCATTTTTTCATGTTCTTTTCCCCTCTCCTTTGGTCATATTGACTCTTCTTCCTCTATTTTAATGGCAGACCCAAAAATAAAGGAAAATATTTCTTATGTATATATTAACATAAAGTGAAAATAATGTTATAATTAAAACAGAAAATAAAGGAGTTGGTAACATGAAGGCGTTTTTCATGACGATGATTGGTTTTGGTGTTTTTTACGGTATCTATTATATGATTACTCATTTCCATACCGTACTGTACTGGGGACTAATTGGAATAGGCGTGATCTTTGGACTGAGTCTATTAGCCAAAGCCATTGAAGGTATTCAGACCTGGTTCATGAAGACATTTCGAAGTGAAGAGTATGAGAAACGAATGAATGATCTCATGTTTCCTCCTAATGCAGATAAACATATTCATCTCAAAGATTTGCAAGAGATATTTGATAGAGAAGTAAGTGAAATTTCATTTGAAGAAGCATGTGATCGAATTCATAAACTACCGACTCAGGGAGACTATACGTTTGTGTTTGCAGTCAACGACCAAGATGAATTATATGCAATTCTTCCTAAACCCAAAAGAGGTGTTAAGGATTGCCCTGAAAATAAGTTTTATGCCTTACCATTAAAAGCAAGGTATGAGAATGAATCTTTAACTTTTGATAAAATAAGAATTTATTCACCTCTACACAAAATGCCTGAACTCTTTTCACAAAATCAATTTAGTCATTTTTTTGATGCTTCGTCGTCTCGAAATTTAAACTCAATCTGTGCAAAGTTAGTGGAAAACATTTATTACTTGTATTACATAAATAACATCCAAATCCCCTATTTTGATAAAAGAAGAGAGTTAATGCAAGAACTAGAGGAAGCTATAACAGCAGATGATTATAGACGTGTATGTATGGAACTTGAAGAATTAAAGACTCCTAATGCTGATGTTGTAAGGATGATGCTCCCAACTACTAGCCCAAGTCCTAAAGAAATTCTCAAAAGCTTGGGTCATGATTTTGACAATGATAAAAACGAAGAGAAGTCAACGATAACATTACATAAAGAAGGTGACAAAAACGAATGGATTTAACCGAAAAACAACAGGAACTACTTGAGATTGCAAAACAACATCGCAAATATTTTGCGACCAGAACCATATGGGATGAATACGCTAAAAAACATGACCTGCCCCGTATGTCTTCTTATATCTATCGGTTTGGCTCCGTACAAAAGGTCAAAGACCTCTTAGAGATCAACCCTAACTATAGCCAAACCGAAGCATTCATCGAACTAAAAAAAGAAGAAATTCGCAACATTTTAAAGGAACACGGCAGCCACATTGAAAATCGTACCCAATGGGACGAATACGCGAAAGAACATAAATTACCGACCTATAAAACGCTTGTTAATTACTTTTCATGGGAAGAAATCTTAAAACTTTCCGGAAGGCCGAAAAAGCGCAAGTTTACAAAGGAAGATTTAATTCCGATTGCACGTGCTCATTTGGACCATTTTCGTTCTGTGGGGAAATGGAATGATTACGCCCAAGAACATGACTTACCGAGCGCGATGACGTTTATCCGTACATTTGGTTCGTGGAAATTGGCACGGAATGCTGTTTTATCATTTAACAGATAGATTATGTTGGTAAAGAGCCTACAAACATAATTATTAAAGCATCTCAAAAGCAAAAAAAGAGAGCAATTGTCCACTCTTTAAGAAGGATAATTGCTTTCTTTTCACTACATTCGTCGTACAAGATTATTATATTTTCATATGAAATACTCTTCTAACAGATCCATAAATTCTTGTTAGCGAAAATACCACTTCACATAAAACATGCTATGGACATCAGTTTAGTATATATAACAACTAACAATTTTGCTCATATAGAGGTTAAATATTTGTAGTGGGCATTTTAAAATAATTTAACTCAATAATTTAATTCGAGGCTTTTGTTTGTAAAAGTTTAATCCCTATATCAATAAAAGTAAGGCCAGTTAGTTTGTTTAAAACAGTTCTAATTATTTGATATATGTAAGATGTACACCTGAACTAATTACTATACCGATATTTTAAAAAATATAAAAGAGTAAAGAAAGACCGATTTGTTCCATAGTTTTGCTTAGGTGACAGATCGGTCAAAATAATAAAATGCAAATTATACCTTAGGTTTAGTTTGCATTTTTGTAAAAATTATAGTTTTGCTAACTTAGTTACCAGAGCATCTAAATTCATTCCACGGGACCCTTTTACTAATATTATATCCTTTTCGTCAGTTATCGTTAAAAGATCTTTAAGAATATTATCCATATCTTGATAGCATTTTATCACAATATCGTTTCTGGCTTTTTTTTCAAACTCTTCAGCAATGTATTTAGCCAAGTTACCGTAAGTAAATAAAGCATAAATTTTTTCCGAGTTAATATCTTGAGCAATTTCTTTATGATACCTAATCTCGTCTGATCCAAGCTCTAGCATATCACCTAAAACTAGAATTTTTTTCCCAAACCCCTCTAAATCTTGAAATGTTTCTATTGCAGATTGAACAGAATCTGGACTGGCATTCCAAGCATCATTTATTACTTTAAATCCGTACTCGGAGGAGATCATCTCCATTCGCATGCCAGTTAAATTAACATTGCTTAAACCACTGAGTATGTGTTCATTTGAGATTCCCATCTTTTTAGCCACAGCTATTGCAGCCAATGCGTTAAAAACATTGTGTTTTCCTAAGATGTTTAGTTCATAAGTTGGAATCGAGAGATCATTAACTTGAAATTTAATTTTATTAAATTCATGTAAGACAGAACTGATATAAAAGTCGTTACAACTAGATTTTCCAAAACTAAATTTTTCGTATTCTTTCATGTCTAACGTTTCTATTCCTTTTTTTAAAAGTGGCTCGTCACCATTATATATTAAACATCCTCCGGGTTTTAATCCTTTAATAATTTCTAGTTTAGCTTTAGAAATTTCTGATCTTGATCCTAAATTAGAAATATGAGAAACTCCAATCATAGTGATAACAACAATGTCAGGATTTGCTATTTTCGATAATGTTTCTATTTCTCCTTTTTCACTCATGCCCATTTCCAAAACCGCAACTTGTGAATCATCCGAAATATTTAAAATAGTTAGAGGAACTCCATATTTACCATTTAAATTACCCTGTGTTTTATGAACTTTAAAAACGGGAGAAAGGACAGAGGCAAGCATGTCTTTTGTTGTAGTTTTTCCATTACTCCCTGTAATACCAATAACTTTTACGTTTAACTGATTCCTGTAATTATTAGCTAATTTTTGCAAAGCTTTTAAGGTATCCTCGACAATAATAGTCGGAATATCGTTAATAGGAGGATTTAATTGATCTTTTTGCCATAAAACAGCAGAGGCTCCATTTTTAATAGCTTCTTTTATATAATCATGCCCATTTTTATTTCTAATAATAGGAATGTATATATTACCATTGCTAATCTCTTTAGAGTTTATTGAGACACCTTTGATTATTAATTTTTCATTATCTCTTGTTTGTAATTCTCCACAAACCATTAAAGAAATCTCTTTTAAAGTTCTTTTTATCAAAAGTATCACCTATCCTATAAATATATTTTCAATAGAATGTTCATACAGAATTTAATTTTCAACATAATAAATACTACAAAAAATATAGTAGGAAATCAAATTAAATTAAAAATTTTGTTAGAATTAATATGGACAGACTTAAATAAAGAAGTAATTAATTGATTTGACTCTTTGTTTGTATTACCAAAAGCCAACAGTCTTAGTATTATTTCCTTATTAGATGTTGCTTTTTTTACATAACTACCAATTTTAACATTTTCAATAATTATACAATTAGGACCTATTAGCGCTTGGTCATACGTAATAGATTCTATATAACCTGCATGTTCCAAAACAACTTCCAAACAATTTGAATACTTTATATCGCTACTCTCAATATAATTAATTACTCCCTTGACATATAGCTCACAAATTAATTGATAAATATTTATGTTTAGGGATCTGTTAAGCATTAAATTATTAGGCCATCCCACAATTCTTGGATTAACTTCTAATATAGTAATTTGATTATCGTCAGAAATAATGTATTCAATATGGCAAGGACCAAAATCGTATTGGAAATCTGCAATGAATTTTTTTGTGTATTTCACAATATCTTCTTCCAGTATTCCCTTATAAGGAAAAGCATAGCCTAATTCAATAAAATATGGGGGGGGGGTTAAAATCCTGTCTGTTACTCCAAAAATATGAACTTGGTCGTTGTCTACTATAAACTCGCAACTATATAAGTTTCCCTCTATATATTCTTCTAACAAGTATTCTGTCGGGAACAAACTATTGTTTAATTTAGACATCTTATTTAAAAGAAAAAAACATTCTTTTAAATCTTCTACCGATTGTATAAGCTTTACTCCTATTGATTCATTACCCCTTATGGGCTTAAAAACCCAGTATTCGTTTAAATCTTTAATAAATTCAATACCGTGTTCTAAAGTATCAAACTTTTGAAATTTTGGTGTTTTATAATTTAATTTTAATTGTTTTTTCCTGAATTCGTATTTGTTAGTAAATGTTTCTGCAGCAGATATATTTAATTTATTTAATCCCAGTTCCGTTGAAATTCTAGAAACTGACAATATAAAATAATCAGATGTTGAAAAAAGTGCAATAATTTTATGTTTTTTCGATAATTCAACAATTTTATCTTTTAGATAATATTCCTGAGCAAAGTTTTTGTCTTTTATATGTAGTATAGATTCGTGCGCAAACTCTGTTTTAAAAGGTAACGTTCCAGTGCTTAGAAAGATAATATTGTAGTTAAGCTTTTTCAATTCTGCCAATTCAGCTCCATAATTACCGGATTCTACAAAAACAATAGTATTATTCATAACTTTTCATTATAATGTTGCAGTAATTTAACAATATGATTCACTGTAATAAAATTTTCAATTATTAAATCTGAATCATCTACTTCTAGTTTTAATTCTTCTTCCAATAACAAAATCAATTCAACAGTTGATATTGAATCTAGACCTTCATCAGCTAGATCTGTATCGTCATCTATATTTAATTCTCTATCTAATACTTCAATTATTAATGTTTTAATTTTCTTTTTTATTTCTACATCGTTTACATTAATATCCAAGTTTATCATCCTTTAAAAATTCTAAAATTTTTTCATTGCATAACCTTTCTTGCTTGATAATATAGTCAAAACAGTCTACAACGTATTGTATATCTTTTTTATTTTTCCTTAATCTAATCAAATCATTTGAAAATTTAATCCATAAATTACTTAAGTTTAAAAAACCATTTTCCTTAAAGTTTGTTATTCCCCCTAAGCTTTCCCACATTAGCTTTCTTGTTGTAATCATTCCATGAGGATGTTTTATCAACTTAATCAAATTCAAATATGCTAAATCCCTATAAAAACCTTCCTTGCCTTCAATAAAATATAATTCCTTTTTAAATTTAATCATTTGTAATAACCCTTTTTCCAAAAAATTCATTGAATTATTAATTATAATATTTTGGTAATTTTCTCTATTATTAGGCTGACAATGAGTATAATCTATATTTAAATATTGATATTTTTTTTGTAATGTATTTTCTCTTGCAACCATCAAAGTTTCTCTTGATAGACTTTGTATACCGTAAAAAGGATCATATATTTCAAAAACACCTTCTTCTGGTAAAAAATTCAAAATTAAAATCATATGGTTTTCATAACTTGTTTGATAGTTTTTCTTATCATAAGGAAGGTAGTAGCAATTTGCAAAAACTAACTGAGCATTTTCACTTTCAATTATAGATACACTATTACTTAAAGCCTCCTCCTCAGTTTTTTCAATAATTCGATCTATTTTAATTCCACAACCTAAAAAAAACATATTAAAATCTATTTTGTTACCTACTAATTTATATGTGGGGGTTATATCATTATCCAATTTCTTATAATAAAAGTCGTAACCGCCTAAATAATGAAAAGCATCACTAGCATTTAACTTAATATTATTTAGCATTGCATGTTTTTCTATGGTCAAGTACAAACAATGATAGATATTATTCATTATAACTCCACTCATTTTTTAATAATTGCGGCCAGTTGTTTTTTGTGTTACCATACCTGTTAATTATTGCCTCACTCCACCTATCAATACCAAATGCGATACATGCAGAATTTGCAATTTTATTTCCCTTTTTAATATTATATTTTCTACATAGATACTCGCCAATATAGTTAAAAGAAGCAATTGCAACACCTTTACTATCAGTTTCTTTAGGGGTGTAAATTAATTCATACTTTGCTTCAGACATAAGCTGATACGTTTCTTTTTTAAAATCTTCATAATAAAAAAAGGGATCATTAGCAGTTTGTACAAGACCATTTAACCCTAATTTACAGAATAAGTTCCATACATCACTCATTAAGTTTTTTCGTAAATTAGAAACCTCATGACTATCACCAAATATTACTATTTCCCTCATCTCAAATTCAGATTTTCTAAAATTATTTAATTCATTTACTATTTCATTTCTAAAACAGTTACCCTTTGCTGAAATAATTTTAGTGCTAATTTCTTTATCACTTAACTCTTCATAACAATGATAACATATACATGGTTGAAGAACTTTATCACTACTTTGAAACATATCTAAGGGTATAAATTTTTCTTTACTAGATCTAATAATTTCCATTTTCTCGTAATCGTGTGGAACATCAAATAATGCATAAATATTTTGAGGGAAATTCTTATGGTAATTATTCTTATTTAAATTATCTATACTAATAGTCGAAGGGTATTTTCTA
Coding sequences within:
- a CDS encoding polymorphic toxin type 44 domain-containing protein — translated: MFKKLIGSFLVSSLLLGVTSNVYADEAYTLNNADDVYDRVVDLKLFNIEENGELEFLGNKEDLNVNPNIYNEFLDKISSINFLVDKGIAHVENDFEVKVATPEEITEIAYSEGNGNLVDINDNSNVSPFNYKNNTYNRNKSITPYAVDPGLPKINLTSLVVANRKELKTLYESLLRTSPTGAYPAAVGYFVGKVREKGPWDYKIQPGYKYWYKEWQATTYAGTKIINSEYIGNYNYSYVGELLFSKTVLLKAGAAIGKGVGQKEDAKDKDAITLGYNDAVKYGK
- a CDS encoding helix-turn-helix domain-containing protein, with protein sequence MVVKKAFKFRLYPNQKQIELINKTIGSSHFVFNYFVGKQKEKDEYWYMVNEMVQNGQLTESNWKGGFFNKNQSIKAVRELKKPDPFLKKVDRISLQKSIEIVNDSYTRYYKKQNNEPRFKSKKNPV
- a CDS encoding CAP domain-containing protein; this encodes MKKWTKWGVGALMTVSVLLGNGQPSSAAETSTDTYKDYRANAYWSEAMKWGIEKGITEGYKTDEGMLLKPDLSITEAQYLAFLIRYVDGEELAQTTSSSSNWSASVYKLAQKYNLSYQLDKKAQSLSITRGKVATILAEAMTKKRLSKEEAVQWMYDQHITVGYGSQPTYDSFQPNTPISRGQIMTFLYRLDQQPIEKSIGLVLDLTLQQEEKQVGDMVNSERSKVGEKPLIIDPVLSAIARIKAQDMALNGYFAHLSPTYGKEDELIKMGNVPYFSRGMYGENIALGYHTAESVMDGWMNSPSHHDNIMDHDYSHIGIGLFEWNGRKYWVQEFFGRTW
- a CDS encoding UDP-N-acetylmuramoyl-tripeptide--D-alanyl-D-alanine ligase — encoded protein: MIKRTLKEISLMVCGELQTRDNEKLIIKGVSINSKEISNGNIYIPIIRNKNGHDYIKEAIKNGASAVLWQKDQLNPPINDIPTIIVEDTLKALQKLANNYRNQLNVKVIGITGSNGKTTTKDMLASVLSPVFKVHKTQGNLNGKYGVPLTILNISDDSQVAVLEMGMSEKGEIETLSKIANPDIVVITMIGVSHISNLGSRSEISKAKLEIIKGLKPGGCLIYNGDEPLLKKGIETLDMKEYEKFSFGKSSCNDFYISSVLHEFNKIKFQVNDLSIPTYELNILGKHNVFNALAAIAVAKKMGISNEHILSGLSNVNLTGMRMEMISSEYGFKVINDAWNASPDSVQSAIETFQDLEGFGKKILVLGDMLELGSDEIRYHKEIAQDINSEKIYALFTYGNLAKYIAEEFEKKARNDIVIKCYQDMDNILKDLLTITDEKDIILVKGSRGMNLDALVTKLAKL
- a CDS encoding ATP-grasp domain-containing protein — protein: MNNTIVFVESGNYGAELAELKKLNYNIIFLSTGTLPFKTEFAHESILHIKDKNFAQEYYLKDKIVELSKKHKIIALFSTSDYFILSVSRISTELGLNKLNISAAETFTNKYEFRKKQLKLNYKTPKFQKFDTLEHGIEFIKDLNEYWVFKPIRGNESIGVKLIQSVEDLKECFFLLNKMSKLNNSLFPTEYLLEEYIEGNLYSCEFIVDNDQVHIFGVTDRILTPPPYFIELGYAFPYKGILEEDIVKYTKKFIADFQYDFGPCHIEYIISDDNQITILEVNPRIVGWPNNLMLNRSLNINIYQLICELYVKGVINYIESSDIKYSNCLEVVLEHAGYIESITYDQALIGPNCIIIENVKIGSYVKKATSNKEIILRLLAFGNTNKESNQLITSLFKSVHINSNKIFNLI
- a CDS encoding phosphopantetheine-binding protein, with translation MDINVNDVEIKKKIKTLIIEVLDRELNIDDDTDLADEGLDSISTVELILLLEEELKLEVDDSDLIIENFITVNHIVKLLQHYNEKL
- a CDS encoding BtrH N-terminal domain-containing protein, whose amino-acid sequence is MNNIYHCLYLTIEKHAMLNNIKLNASDAFHYLGGYDFYYKKLDNDITPTYKLVGNKIDFNMFFLGCGIKIDRIIEKTEEEALSNSVSIIESENAQLVFANCYYLPYDKKNYQTSYENHMILILNFLPEEGVFEIYDPFYGIQSLSRETLMVARENTLQKKYQYLNIDYTHCQPNNRENYQNIIINNSMNFLEKGLLQMIKFKKELYFIEGKEGFYRDLAYLNLIKLIKHPHGMITTRKLMWESLGGITNFKENGFLNLSNLWIKFSNDLIRLRKNKKDIQYVVDCFDYIIKQERLCNEKILEFLKDDKLGY